In one Solanum lycopersicum chromosome 11, SLM_r2.1 genomic region, the following are encoded:
- the LOC101266788 gene encoding uncharacterized protein has product MDPFEALYGRRRRSRIGWFKLGESSLLGPEVVYEALEKVHVIRNRLNKTYSRKKSYTDNRRRDIEFEVCDKVYLKISPMKGVMRFGKKGKLSFWYVGPYEMLQRVWKVAYELKLPSELALVHSVFHVSMLKKCIGDLESILPIEGLGVGENISYEEVVVEILDRQIKKLRNK; this is encoded by the coding sequence ATGGATCCTTTTGAAGCACTCTATGGTAGGAGACGTAGGTCTCGGATTGGGTGGTTTAAGCTTGGTGAGTCTTCACTCCTTGGTCCCGAAGTAGTCTATGaagctttggagaaagttcatgtGATAAGGAATAGATTGAATAAAACCTATAGTCGGAAAAAGTCTTATACCGACAATAGGAGAAGAGACATTGAATTTGAAGTGTGTGATAAGGTGtacttgaagatttcacctatgaaaggggtgatgagattcggtAAGAAGGGGAAGCTAAGTTTCTggtatgtgggtccctatgagaTGTTGCAACGAGTCTGGAAGGTTGCTTATGAATTGAAAttacctagtgaactagcttTGGTTCATTCGGTATTTCATgtctccatgcttaagaagtgtattggtGACCTCGAGTCTATTCTCCCTATTGAAGGGTTAGGTGTGGGTGAGAACatttcctatgaagaggttgTGGTGGAAATCCTTGATCGTCAAAttaagaagttgaggaacaaataG